A genomic region of Streptococcus suis contains the following coding sequences:
- a CDS encoding ABC-three component system protein gives MSYCVARKKPNDIDVKRHLREVNFLCPLCKKDLQPNGQKKGNKLYEIAHIYPNSPTPHQQKELINVEKLGNNSESFENKIALCKDCHSTQDYNTTKEDYQKLLKIKKECLNESAIRDILNQEILEQDIANIVDRLTKLTDDEIDSVIDLNYDVVKIENKFELNESSQLKRKIKNNVREYYL, from the coding sequence ATGAGTTATTGTGTTGCGAGAAAGAAACCAAATGATATAGATGTAAAGCGTCATCTGCGTGAAGTGAATTTTTTATGTCCACTATGCAAAAAAGACTTACAGCCAAATGGACAGAAGAAAGGGAACAAACTTTATGAGATAGCTCATATTTATCCGAATAGTCCAACTCCACATCAGCAAAAAGAACTTATTAATGTGGAGAAACTTGGAAATAATTCAGAGTCGTTTGAGAATAAGATAGCTTTGTGTAAAGATTGTCATTCAACCCAAGATTATAATACCACTAAAGAAGATTATCAGAAATTATTGAAGATAAAAAAAGAATGCTTAAATGAATCAGCAATAAGAGATATTTTGAATCAAGAAATACTCGAACAAGATATAGCAAATATAGTAGATAGGCTTACCAAGTTAACAGATGATGAAATTGATAGTGTGATTGATTTAAATTATGATGTAGTAAAAATTGAAAACAAGTTTGAACTTAATGAGAGTAGTCAATTAAAAAGAAAAATAAAAAATAATGTTAGAGAGTATTATCTTTGA
- the hisS gene encoding histidine--tRNA ligase → MKLQKPKGTQDLLPQDSAKWQYVENFTRSIFKQYNYAEIRTPIFEHYEVISRSVGDTTDIVTKEMYDFYDKGERHITLRPEGTAPVVRSYVENKLFAPEVQKPAKFYYMGPMFRYERPQAGRLRQFHQIGVECFGSNNPATDVETIAMAYHFFEELGIKDIRLHLNSLGNPESRAAYRQALIDYLTPLKAQLSKDSQRRLEENPLRVLDSKEKEDKVAVENAPSILDYLDEESTAHFEAVKSMLDSLGIAYVIDTNMVRGLDYYNHTIFEFMTEVGGNDLTICAGGRYDGLVSYFGGPETPAFGFGMGIERLILVLEKQGIELPLDTQLDVYIAVLGQEANGGALELVQAIRKQGFRAERDYLDRKLKAQFKSADVFGAKAIITLGGSEIESGQVVVKNNQTRSQVETSLEALKTDFASILEELEKQ, encoded by the coding sequence ATGAAACTTCAAAAACCTAAAGGAACACAGGATTTACTACCGCAGGATTCTGCCAAATGGCAGTATGTGGAAAACTTTACCCGCAGCATTTTCAAACAGTACAATTACGCTGAGATTCGCACACCAATCTTCGAGCATTATGAGGTGATCAGCCGTTCGGTTGGCGATACGACAGACATTGTGACCAAGGAGATGTACGATTTCTATGACAAGGGAGAGCGTCATATCACCCTCCGTCCAGAAGGTACGGCACCCGTTGTTCGTTCTTATGTAGAAAATAAGCTCTTTGCCCCAGAAGTGCAAAAGCCAGCTAAGTTCTATTACATGGGCCCAATGTTCCGCTATGAGCGTCCGCAGGCAGGTCGTCTCCGTCAGTTCCACCAGATTGGTGTGGAGTGCTTTGGTTCCAATAACCCAGCGACAGACGTAGAAACCATTGCTATGGCCTATCACTTCTTTGAAGAGTTGGGGATCAAGGACATTCGCCTCCACCTCAACAGTCTGGGCAATCCAGAGAGTCGTGCCGCCTACCGCCAGGCTTTGATTGACTATCTGACGCCGCTCAAGGCCCAGCTTTCCAAGGATAGCCAGCGCCGTCTAGAAGAAAATCCTTTGCGTGTGTTGGATTCCAAGGAAAAAGAAGACAAGGTCGCAGTGGAAAATGCACCATCCATCTTAGATTACTTGGACGAAGAAAGTACCGCCCACTTCGAAGCAGTCAAGTCCATGCTGGACAGCTTAGGCATTGCTTATGTGATTGACACCAACATGGTGCGTGGTTTGGACTACTATAACCATACTATTTTCGAGTTTATGACCGAGGTAGGTGGCAACGACCTGACCATCTGTGCCGGCGGTCGTTACGACGGTTTGGTGTCCTATTTCGGTGGACCAGAAACACCAGCCTTCGGCTTTGGTATGGGGATTGAGCGCCTCATCCTAGTCCTTGAAAAGCAAGGCATCGAGCTCCCTCTCGACACCCAGCTAGATGTCTACATCGCAGTTTTAGGTCAGGAGGCCAATGGCGGAGCGCTCGAGTTGGTTCAAGCCATCCGCAAGCAAGGCTTCCGAGCAGAGCGAGATTACCTTGACCGCAAGCTTAAGGCTCAGTTTAAATCAGCAGATGTTTTTGGAGCTAAGGCCATCATTACCCTGGGTGGTAGCGAAATCGAATCTGGACAGGTTGTGGTTAAAAATAACCAGACAAGAAGTCAAGTTGAAACAAGCTTGGAAGCACTCAAAACAGATTTCGCAAGTATTTTAGAAGAATTGGAGAAGCAGTAG
- a CDS encoding ABC transporter ATP-binding protein yields MDKREMPTRVLIPRLLGSMKHLLPRIAVAVCFAVLGQVVTIAIPVTLVYLAFDSLAGNPAPLWTLGALVILALLRGAFRYGEHYFGHYVAFHTLAAYRRLIFAKLRALAPGKLDRQDSGSLLKMIGEDIEALEVFFAHTIAPICTGIMVALGLTVYFGLSSWGLALLALVTYALLAIAIPNRFAQQLQPLLKEQNASRKGYVSYFIESLKSMKDLMQFQQTDARFANLTQKSQVVNGQERKVAQTNFMQYAVSFLVVGMSIMGFAWLTFDLVGSQSLDLATGVALLVSFTSSFAPFLELSRLPLGFKRAMNAGRNIYALLDEKEAERIGDLVEVSVTEIAIEQLDFDYDDRETGLYRNLSVQFEQGGIIGLVGESGAGKSTLMKLIMRWYDWQQGQIRLSGLDSRKVDKAHLQGSFAYVPQVPQIFRQTIRENLVLGRTDVSDETIMDLAEKCHMKERILAAPQGLDTIVEASDFSAGEGQRLELMRALLKNADCYIFDEPTSNLDSLNEARFIQLVRAHCQGMVFLISHRSSTMACANTIFRLEDGQLVKEK; encoded by the coding sequence ATGGATAAGAGAGAAATGCCGACACGGGTGCTGATTCCGAGACTCTTGGGCTCGATGAAACACCTCTTGCCACGGATTGCGGTGGCGGTTTGCTTTGCGGTCTTGGGACAGGTGGTGACCATTGCTATTCCAGTAACGCTGGTCTATCTGGCTTTTGATTCCCTTGCTGGCAATCCTGCTCCGCTATGGACCTTGGGAGCCCTAGTCATTCTAGCTCTTCTGCGTGGTGCCTTCCGCTATGGCGAGCACTACTTCGGTCACTATGTGGCCTTTCATACTCTGGCTGCCTACCGCCGTCTGATTTTTGCAAAATTGCGGGCCTTGGCTCCTGGGAAATTGGACCGGCAGGACAGTGGTAGTCTGCTCAAGATGATTGGGGAGGACATCGAGGCCTTGGAGGTTTTCTTTGCCCATACCATTGCTCCGATTTGTACAGGGATTATGGTGGCTCTTGGCTTGACGGTTTATTTTGGTCTATCTAGCTGGGGCTTGGCCCTCTTGGCTCTGGTGACCTACGCCCTTTTAGCGATTGCCATTCCCAATCGATTTGCCCAGCAGTTGCAACCCTTGCTCAAGGAACAAAATGCCAGTCGCAAGGGCTATGTTTCCTACTTTATTGAAAGTCTTAAGAGTATGAAGGATCTCATGCAATTCCAGCAGACAGATGCTCGTTTTGCCAATCTGACACAGAAAAGTCAAGTGGTCAATGGTCAGGAGCGAAAGGTTGCCCAGACCAACTTTATGCAGTATGCTGTGTCATTCTTAGTGGTAGGTATGTCTATTATGGGCTTTGCCTGGCTGACCTTCGACTTGGTTGGCAGTCAGAGCTTGGATTTGGCGACAGGAGTAGCCCTCCTGGTGTCCTTTACCAGTTCCTTTGCTCCCTTCTTGGAGCTCAGCCGTCTGCCTCTTGGTTTCAAGCGGGCTATGAATGCTGGTCGGAACATCTATGCTCTTTTGGATGAAAAAGAAGCAGAGCGAATAGGCGACTTGGTTGAGGTCAGCGTGACGGAGATTGCTATTGAGCAACTAGACTTCGACTATGATGACCGAGAAACAGGGCTCTATCGCAATCTGTCTGTCCAGTTTGAACAGGGAGGCATCATCGGTCTGGTCGGTGAGTCCGGTGCAGGAAAATCCACCTTGATGAAACTAATCATGCGGTGGTATGATTGGCAACAAGGTCAAATCCGCCTGTCTGGCTTGGATAGTCGGAAGGTGGATAAAGCTCATTTGCAAGGGTCCTTTGCCTATGTGCCTCAGGTACCGCAAATCTTCCGCCAGACCATTCGAGAAAATCTTGTCTTGGGGCGGACGGATGTGTCGGATGAAACCATTATGGACTTGGCAGAAAAATGCCACATGAAAGAACGGATTTTGGCAGCACCGCAGGGCTTGGATACGATTGTGGAAGCCAGTGACTTTTCAGCAGGAGAAGGACAACGCCTGGAACTCATGCGGGCCCTGCTCAAAAATGCGGATTGCTATATCTTTGATGAGCCGACCAGCAACTTGGATTCGCTCAATGAAGCTCGTTTTATCCAGCTGGTCAGGGCACACTGTCAGGGCATGGTCTTCTTGATTTCCCATAGAAGCTCAACTATGGCTTGTGCAAATACCATTTTCCGCTTGGAAGACGGGCAATTAGTAAAGGAAAAATAA
- the adhE gene encoding bifunctional acetaldehyde-CoA/alcohol dehydrogenase, whose product MADKKVVSPEEKLVEARKHVDELVQKGLVALDEFRKLGQEEVDYIVAKASVAALDKHGELAMHAFEETKRGVFEDKATKNLFACEHVVNNMRHTKTVGVIEEDEVTGLTLIAEPVGVVCGITPTTNPTSTAIFKSLIALKTRNPIVFAFHPSAQESSAHAARVVYEAAVAAGAPENCIQWVTKPSMEATSELMKHDGIATILATGGNAMVRAAYSCGKPALGVGAGNVPAYIEKSANIRQAAHDIVMSKSFDNGMVCASEQAVIIDKEVYDEFVAEFKSYKTYFVNKKEKALLEEYCFGVKANSKNCAEGKLNADIVGRPAAWIAEQAGFSVPEGTNILAAEVAEIGEKEPLTREKLSPVIAVLKVDGRAEGLEAARQMVEFHGLGHSAAIHTEDAELAKEFGTIVRAIRVIWNSPSTFGGIGDVYNAFLPSLTLGCGSYGRNSISDNVSAMNLLNIKKVGRRRNNMQWFKVPSKTYFERDSIQYLQKCRDVERVMIVTDRAMVELGFLDRIIEQLDLRRNKVVYQIFSDVEPDPDITTVYKGTELMRTFKPDTIIALGGGSPMDAAKVMWLFYEQPTVDFHDLVQKFMDIRKRAFKFPELGKKSKFIAIPTTSGTGSEVTPFAVISDKANNRKYPIADYSLTPTVAIVDPALVLTVPAHVTADTGMDVLTHATEAYVSTVANDFTDGLALQAIKLVFENLESSVKNADFVSREKMHNASTMAGMAFANAFLGISHSMAHKIGGRFHTVHGRTNAILLPYVIRYNGTRPAKTATWPKYNYYKADEKYQDIARLLGLPCSTPEEAVAAYAQAVYDLGERIGIQMNLKAQGIDEKELKEHSRELALLAYEDQCTPANPRLAMVDHMQEIIEDAYYGYKERPGRLK is encoded by the coding sequence ATGGCTGATAAAAAAGTAGTATCACCAGAAGAAAAGTTGGTAGAAGCGCGCAAGCACGTCGATGAGCTTGTTCAAAAAGGTTTGGTTGCTCTTGATGAGTTCCGTAAACTTGGTCAAGAAGAAGTAGACTATATTGTAGCGAAAGCTTCGGTTGCAGCCCTTGATAAACACGGTGAATTGGCAATGCACGCCTTTGAAGAAACCAAGCGTGGTGTATTCGAAGACAAGGCTACTAAGAACTTGTTTGCCTGTGAGCACGTTGTCAATAACATGCGCCACACGAAAACTGTTGGTGTTATCGAAGAAGATGAAGTAACAGGTTTGACTTTGATTGCTGAGCCGGTTGGTGTTGTTTGTGGTATCACACCAACAACAAACCCAACTTCTACAGCAATCTTTAAATCATTGATTGCCTTGAAGACACGTAATCCAATTGTCTTTGCCTTCCACCCATCTGCACAAGAATCTTCTGCTCATGCAGCTCGTGTTGTCTATGAAGCAGCTGTGGCAGCTGGTGCCCCTGAAAACTGTATCCAGTGGGTAACAAAACCATCTATGGAAGCAACGTCTGAATTGATGAAGCATGATGGTATTGCAACAATCCTTGCAACTGGTGGTAACGCAATGGTGCGTGCGGCCTACTCTTGTGGTAAACCAGCTCTTGGTGTAGGTGCGGGTAACGTTCCAGCCTATATTGAAAAATCAGCAAACATCCGCCAGGCAGCACACGATATCGTCATGTCTAAGTCATTTGACAACGGTATGGTCTGTGCGTCAGAACAAGCAGTTATCATTGATAAAGAAGTTTACGATGAGTTTGTAGCAGAATTCAAGTCTTACAAAACTTACTTCGTTAATAAGAAAGAAAAAGCTCTTCTTGAAGAATACTGCTTCGGTGTGAAAGCTAACAGCAAAAACTGTGCAGAAGGTAAATTGAACGCAGACATCGTTGGTCGCCCAGCTGCATGGATTGCTGAGCAGGCTGGCTTCTCAGTACCAGAAGGTACAAACATCTTGGCAGCTGAGGTTGCTGAAATCGGTGAAAAAGAACCATTGACTCGTGAGAAATTGTCACCTGTTATTGCCGTCTTGAAAGTTGATGGTCGTGCAGAAGGTCTTGAAGCAGCTCGCCAAATGGTTGAATTCCACGGTCTCGGTCACTCTGCAGCTATTCATACGGAAGACGCAGAATTGGCGAAAGAGTTTGGTACAATCGTACGTGCTATCCGTGTTATTTGGAACTCTCCATCTACTTTCGGTGGTATCGGTGATGTTTACAACGCATTCTTGCCATCATTGACACTTGGTTGTGGTTCTTACGGACGCAACTCAATCAGTGATAACGTAAGTGCTATGAACTTGCTCAACATCAAGAAAGTAGGAAGACGTAGAAATAATATGCAATGGTTTAAAGTTCCTTCTAAAACATACTTCGAACGTGATTCTATCCAATATCTCCAAAAATGTCGTGACGTTGAACGTGTCATGATCGTTACAGACCGTGCTATGGTAGAACTTGGATTCCTAGATCGTATCATCGAACAATTGGACCTTCGTCGTAATAAAGTTGTTTACCAAATCTTCTCAGACGTTGAGCCAGATCCAGACATCACAACAGTTTATAAAGGTACAGAATTGATGCGTACCTTCAAACCAGATACAATCATCGCACTCGGTGGTGGTTCACCAATGGATGCTGCCAAAGTTATGTGGCTCTTCTACGAACAACCAACAGTTGATTTCCATGACCTAGTTCAAAAATTCATGGATATCCGTAAACGTGCCTTCAAGTTCCCAGAACTTGGTAAGAAATCTAAGTTTATCGCGATTCCAACTACATCAGGTACAGGTTCAGAAGTAACACCGTTCGCCGTAATCTCTGATAAAGCAAACAACCGTAAATACCCAATCGCTGACTACTCATTGACACCAACTGTGGCAATCGTTGACCCAGCACTCGTATTGACAGTACCTGCACACGTTACAGCAGATACTGGTATGGACGTATTGACTCACGCTACAGAAGCATACGTTTCAACAGTAGCAAACGACTTTACAGATGGTTTAGCACTTCAAGCTATCAAACTAGTATTTGAAAACCTTGAAAGCTCAGTGAAGAATGCTGACTTTGTATCACGTGAGAAAATGCACAACGCATCAACTATGGCAGGTATGGCCTTCGCCAACGCATTCCTAGGTATTTCTCACTCAATGGCTCATAAGATTGGTGGACGTTTCCATACTGTTCACGGTCGTACAAACGCTATCTTGCTTCCATACGTTATCCGCTACAACGGTACTCGTCCAGCTAAAACAGCTACATGGCCTAAGTACAACTACTATAAAGCAGATGAAAAATACCAAGACATCGCTCGTCTTCTAGGCTTGCCATGTTCAACACCAGAAGAAGCTGTTGCTGCATACGCACAAGCAGTTTACGACCTCGGTGAACGCATCGGTATCCAAATGAACTTGAAAGCACAAGGTATCGACGAGAAAGAACTCAAAGAACACTCTCGCGAATTGGCTCTTCTTGCTTACGAAGATCAATGTACACCAGCTAACCCACGTCTAGCAATGGTTGACCACATGCAAGAAATCATCGAAGACGCCTACTACGGTTACAAAGAACGTCCAGGTCGTTTGAAATAA
- the rpmF gene encoding 50S ribosomal protein L32, whose product MAVPARRTSKAKKNKRRTHYKVAAPTVKFDETTGDYSRSHRVSLKGYYKGRKIAKAASAE is encoded by the coding sequence ATGGCAGTACCTGCACGTCGCACTTCAAAAGCGAAGAAAAACAAACGTCGTACTCACTATAAAGTAGCAGCTCCAACTGTGAAATTTGATGAAACTACTGGAGATTACTCACGTTCACACCGTGTATCTTTGAAAGGATACTACAAAGGACGTAAAATCGCTAAGGCTGCTTCAGCTGAATAA
- the thrC gene encoding threonine synthase: MTLVYQSTRDAKNTVSASQAILQGLATDGGLFTPISIPTVDLDFSVLKDASYQEVAKLILSAFLDDFTADELDYCINNAYDSKFDTPAIAPVVKLNGQYNLELFRGSTIAFKDMALSILPYLMTTAAKKHGLENEIVILTATSGDTGKAAMAGFADVPGTQIIVFYPRDGVSKVQELQMTTQTGANTHVVAIDGNFDDAQTNVKHMFNDEALRAKLAAKKLQFSSANSMNIGRLVPQIVYYVYAYAQLVKTGEIAAGDKVNFTVPTGNFGNILAAYYAKQIGLPVGKLICASNDNNVLTDFFSTGVYDKNRTFRVTTSPSMDILVSSNLERLIFHLFGNDAAKTAELMEALNTTGQYDIQGADADILSLFAAAFATEEETAAEIKRVYDESGYIEDPHTAVASAVYKQYVEQTGDQTPTVIASTASPYKFPVVAVEAVTGQSGLTDFEALAKLHEISGVALPPAVDGLETAPVRHNTVVAAADMQAEVERYLGV; this comes from the coding sequence ATGACATTAGTATATCAATCAACACGCGATGCTAAAAATACTGTATCGGCAAGTCAGGCGATTTTACAAGGCTTGGCGACCGACGGTGGTTTGTTTACACCGATTTCTATTCCAACAGTTGACTTGGATTTTTCTGTTCTTAAAGACGCTTCTTATCAAGAAGTTGCCAAGTTGATTTTATCGGCTTTCTTGGACGATTTCACGGCAGACGAGCTGGACTACTGTATCAACAATGCCTACGACAGCAAGTTTGACACGCCAGCTATTGCTCCAGTTGTCAAGCTCAACGGTCAGTACAACTTGGAGCTCTTCCGAGGTTCAACCATTGCTTTCAAGGACATGGCTCTGTCCATCCTCCCTTACTTGATGACGACGGCGGCTAAAAAGCACGGTTTGGAAAATGAGATTGTCATCTTGACCGCGACTTCAGGCGATACAGGCAAGGCGGCTATGGCTGGTTTTGCGGACGTTCCTGGCACGCAAATCATTGTTTTCTACCCACGTGACGGGGTGTCTAAGGTCCAAGAATTGCAGATGACCACGCAGACAGGGGCTAATACCCACGTGGTGGCCATTGACGGAAACTTTGACGATGCCCAAACCAACGTCAAGCATATGTTCAATGATGAGGCTCTTCGTGCCAAGTTGGCGGCTAAGAAACTCCAGTTTTCATCAGCCAACTCCATGAACATCGGCCGCTTGGTGCCACAGATTGTTTACTATGTCTATGCCTACGCTCAGCTGGTTAAGACTGGTGAGATTGCGGCGGGAGACAAGGTCAACTTCACCGTTCCTACAGGCAACTTCGGCAACATCTTGGCGGCCTACTATGCTAAGCAGATCGGTCTGCCAGTTGGCAAGCTCATCTGTGCGTCCAACGACAACAATGTCTTGACTGACTTCTTCTCGACGGGCGTTTACGACAAGAACCGTACCTTCCGCGTGACCACTAGTCCGTCCATGGACATCTTGGTGTCCTCGAACTTGGAGCGGTTGATTTTCCACCTCTTTGGGAATGACGCTGCAAAAACAGCTGAGCTGATGGAAGCTTTGAACACAACTGGTCAGTATGACATTCAAGGAGCTGACGCGGATATCTTATCTCTCTTTGCTGCTGCCTTTGCGACAGAAGAAGAAACCGCTGCGGAAATCAAGCGTGTCTATGACGAGTCAGGCTACATTGAAGATCCACACACGGCTGTTGCCTCAGCTGTCTATAAACAGTATGTGGAGCAAACAGGTGACCAAACTCCGACAGTGATCGCTTCTACAGCAAGTCCTTACAAGTTCCCAGTAGTTGCGGTTGAAGCGGTGACAGGCCAGTCAGGCTTGACTGACTTTGAAGCCCTTGCCAAATTGCATGAGATTTCAGGTGTAGCCCTACCACCAGCTGTGGACGGCTTGGAAACTGCACCAGTCCGCCACAATACCGTTGTTGCAGCTGCAGATATGCAGGCTGAAGTAGAGCGTTACTTGGGTGTTTAA
- the adhP gene encoding alcohol dehydrogenase AdhP: MKAVVVNPESTGVVVVDKELRPLEAGEALVQIEYCGVCHTDLHVANGDFGKVPGRVLGHEGIGIVTEIAPGVTSLKVGDRVSVAWFFQGCGMCEYCTTGRETLCRTVKNAGYSVDGGMAEQCIVTADYAVKVPEGLDPAQASSITCAGVTCYKAIKEAHLEPGQWIAIYGAGGLGNLAVQYAKKVFNAHVIAVDINNDKLELAKEVGADVTINGLEVEDVPGYIKEITGGGVHSTVVTAVSKVAFNQAIDSVRAGGYVVAVGLPSEYMDLSIVKTVLDGIKVVGSLVGTRKDLEEAFHFGAMGLVVPVVQKRPVEDAEAVFDEMAAGTIQGRMVLDFCHSH, encoded by the coding sequence ATGAAAGCAGTCGTTGTAAATCCAGAATCTACTGGTGTTGTCGTTGTCGATAAGGAACTTCGTCCACTCGAAGCTGGTGAGGCTTTGGTCCAAATTGAGTACTGTGGTGTTTGTCACACTGACCTCCACGTTGCCAATGGTGATTTTGGTAAGGTTCCTGGTCGCGTGCTTGGTCACGAAGGAATCGGTATTGTTACAGAAATCGCACCTGGTGTTACCAGTCTAAAAGTCGGTGACCGTGTCAGCGTTGCTTGGTTCTTCCAAGGCTGTGGCATGTGTGAATACTGTACAACCGGTCGCGAAACTCTCTGCCGTACCGTAAAAAATGCCGGCTACTCTGTTGACGGTGGTATGGCTGAGCAATGTATTGTAACAGCAGACTATGCAGTAAAAGTTCCAGAAGGTCTTGATCCAGCTCAAGCAAGTTCGATCACTTGTGCTGGCGTTACTTGCTACAAAGCGATTAAAGAAGCTCACTTGGAACCAGGTCAATGGATTGCTATCTATGGTGCTGGTGGACTCGGAAACCTTGCTGTACAATACGCTAAAAAAGTCTTCAACGCCCATGTTATCGCCGTAGACATCAATAATGATAAATTGGAACTCGCCAAAGAAGTTGGTGCAGATGTGACAATCAACGGACTTGAAGTAGAAGATGTTCCTGGATATATTAAAGAAATTACTGGTGGCGGTGTACACTCTACTGTTGTAACAGCTGTTTCCAAAGTAGCCTTCAACCAAGCTATTGACAGTGTTCGTGCTGGTGGCTATGTGGTGGCTGTCGGACTTCCATCTGAATACATGGACCTCAGTATCGTGAAGACTGTGCTAGACGGTATCAAAGTGGTCGGCTCACTAGTTGGTACTCGTAAAGATTTAGAAGAGGCCTTCCACTTCGGTGCTATGGGACTAGTTGTTCCAGTCGTTCAAAAACGTCCTGTCGAAGATGCCGAAGCAGTCTTTGATGAAATGGCAGCAGGAACTATCCAAGGTCGCATGGTCTTAGACTTCTGCCACTCACACTAA
- a CDS encoding MptD family putative ECF transporter S component, producing the protein MKKLQVKDLMVTGAFAALYFVCVGLGTLLSLVFDRSGNMMYAPAGAALLAGPVYMLLVAKVGKFGSISLVGAVMACFFFLSGYMTAAFLPSLTFGFLSEMVAKSGHYKQKWTNLLSYIIFSFGNLGPIILMWFMRDAYEANLLARGKSAEYIARVMLDFTPENVLWLSTTIILTALISGLFGQYMLQRYFKQSGYLS; encoded by the coding sequence ATGAAGAAATTACAAGTAAAAGATCTGATGGTAACAGGGGCTTTTGCTGCCCTCTACTTTGTTTGTGTTGGTCTAGGAACCTTGTTGAGCTTGGTTTTTGATCGTTCGGGTAATATGATGTATGCACCTGCTGGAGCAGCCCTTTTGGCAGGACCTGTTTATATGTTATTGGTAGCCAAGGTTGGTAAATTTGGTTCAATTAGTCTGGTTGGAGCGGTAATGGCCTGTTTCTTTTTCCTATCAGGCTATATGACAGCGGCCTTTCTCCCAAGCTTGACCTTTGGTTTTTTGTCAGAAATGGTAGCGAAGTCAGGTCACTATAAACAAAAATGGACCAATCTTCTTAGCTATATCATTTTCTCTTTTGGAAACCTGGGACCGATTATTCTTATGTGGTTCATGCGTGATGCCTATGAGGCCAATCTTTTGGCACGTGGAAAATCAGCAGAATACATCGCTCGTGTCATGCTTGATTTCACTCCAGAGAATGTGCTATGGTTGTCAACGACCATTATCTTAACAGCTCTTATCAGTGGTCTGTTTGGTCAATATATGCTTCAGCGCTATTTTAAACAATCAGGTTATCTTTCATGA
- the rpmG gene encoding 50S ribosomal protein L33, with product MRVNITLEHKESGERLYLTSKNKRNTPDRLQLKKYSPKLRKHVIFTEVK from the coding sequence ATGCGCGTAAATATTACACTTGAACACAAAGAATCTGGTGAGCGTTTGTACCTTACTTCAAAAAACAAACGTAACACTCCAGACCGTCTTCAATTGAAAAAATACTCACCAAAATTGCGTAAGCACGTGATTTTTACTGAGGTAAAATAA
- a CDS encoding type II toxin-antitoxin system RelB/DinJ family antitoxin — protein MKNIQVRVDDYVKDEADKLFKALGTTTNEAIKIFLKMSLNNKGFPFPIRIESDNMLDRIEGKMLPLSDEMIAEAYPSIVGEFYRNAEFDEGVIDEIVQLKGFLDEYSGEEEVDLAEAHLKIIDIIKQDLLMVADADSGDYELVAWHLTQTDLLEDVEKVAILDEYFVFSRQISASMRVQLFMNSVLPYLADREVELLAFMNAGFWRTEQIEEQKALLLAFKECGIEVISRGQSWGEMIHFVDLRVI, from the coding sequence ATGAAAAACATTCAAGTTCGTGTAGACGACTATGTGAAGGACGAAGCGGATAAGTTATTTAAAGCCTTAGGAACAACGACAAACGAAGCTATAAAGATTTTTTTAAAAATGTCTCTAAATAACAAGGGATTTCCATTTCCTATTAGGATAGAATCCGATAATATGTTGGATAGGATTGAAGGGAAAATGTTACCTTTGTCAGACGAAATGATTGCAGAGGCTTATCCCTCAATTGTAGGGGAATTTTATAGAAATGCCGAATTCGACGAAGGGGTTATAGATGAAATAGTCCAATTAAAAGGTTTTTTAGATGAGTACTCTGGAGAAGAAGAGGTGGATTTGGCAGAGGCTCACTTGAAAATTATTGATATAATCAAACAAGATTTATTGATGGTTGCAGATGCAGATTCTGGAGATTATGAATTAGTTGCATGGCATTTGACACAAACGGACTTACTGGAAGATGTAGAAAAAGTAGCTATTTTAGATGAATACTTTGTTTTTAGTAGACAGATTTCTGCAAGTATGAGGGTGCAATTATTTATGAACTCAGTTTTGCCCTATTTGGCAGATAGAGAGGTTGAATTGCTTGCGTTTATGAATGCTGGTTTTTGGAGAACAGAACAAATTGAGGAACAGAAAGCATTGCTATTGGCATTTAAAGAATGCGGTATTGAAGTAATTAGTAGAGGACAAAGTTGGGGTGAAATGATACATTTTGTTGATTTAAGAGTGATATAG